Within the Sulfurihydrogenibium sp. genome, the region TCCTTCTTTCCATTCATCTTTAAAGTTTTCTTCGATGAATTTGTATATCTCTTCTTTAAACTTTTCTGGTGCAAGGTCAAACATGATGTTTTGAAATCCCGTTGCTAAATGTATTTCAGAACAGTTATTTTCTGGGAATTTATCAAACAGCTCCTCCGGTAATGTAGAAGCTCCGTGTTGAACTGTTCCTGAAAGTCCGTATTTCTTCCTTGCAACTTCTCCAATATCTCTTAAGACATTAAAGTCAAGTTTTACTTTTGCAACCGTACCATCCGGAAGTGGAATACCTCCGTGCTCTGTTCCTGTTTGGACAGAGATTTTAGATATGCCCGGCTTTTTATTTAATGTTTCTAAATATCCTTCCATAAACGCCTCAAATTCTTCTACCGTAGAGTTTTTACCGCCAATATGTCCAATCTCTGCACCAATGGATACGTTTATTCCCTCCGGCTCTATCTCTCTAATATAGTCTGTCATTTTTGCAGTGTTTAAGTAGTTATGATATTGCTGTTCTTTTAAAGTTTCTTTTGAATAGTCAACTAATGTTGATGGGTCTATATCTATATTGTAAAATCCTGCATCTATTGCTTCTTTTGTTAATTCTTTGATAGCGTTTAATTCTTTTTCTGGATTTTCAAAGTATTTTTTAGCACTAAATTGGAAGTGGTCTCCTTGTATGAATACAGGTCCTTTGTACCCTTCTTTTATAGCTGCAGCTAATACGCATGCTGCATACTCAGAGGGTCTTTGATACGTGTATTCAATTTCAGATTTAGCAATCTCAAAAATCATAGCACCGATATTATTTCTTATTCCAACTTTAAACATTCTTCTTGCAACGTCGTAAGTCATTCCTCTAATGTTTACTGCCGGTGTTGTAAAGTTTCTTGTTTCTCCTCTTCCCATTGCCATGTATAAATCATGTATTGAAGATGCAATAGCTCCAAACTCATTTGCTATTTCTCTGATAATGTATTTAACTTCTTCTTTTAAATTGTAATCTTTTGAAAAAACCGCTGTGTAGATAAGGTCGTCAATAACTGTTTCTCTTAATTTTTTTTCATCTAAAATTTTTACGCCGGAATCTGAAATCTCAACAACTCCATTTAAAACTTCTTTAACTTGGTCTAAATTCGAAAGAATATTTGCCATGATACCCTCCTTGATAGTTTAATTCAAAAATATTATAACATTGCAGATAAGAAGTGAGTTATAGATGTAAGACATGAAAAGATGAGAATTGAGATGAAATTTTACAACCTTTACGGCTTGGATATAACATAAACGTGAGAAGTAAAACGATATTTAAATCATTAAAGTTCTTTTAAAACGTCTCGCGTCTCACCT harbors:
- a CDS encoding class II fructose-bisphosphate aldolase; translation: MANILSNLDQVKEVLNGVVEISDSGVKILDEKKLRETVIDDLIYTAVFSKDYNLKEEVKYIIREIANEFGAIASSIHDLYMAMGRGETRNFTTPAVNIRGMTYDVARRMFKVGIRNNIGAMIFEIAKSEIEYTYQRPSEYAACVLAAAIKEGYKGPVFIQGDHFQFSAKKYFENPEKELNAIKELTKEAIDAGFYNIDIDPSTLVDYSKETLKEQQYHNYLNTAKMTDYIREIEPEGINVSIGAEIGHIGGKNSTVEEFEAFMEGYLETLNKKPGISKISVQTGTEHGGIPLPDGTVAKVKLDFNVLRDIGEVARKKYGLSGTVQHGASTLPEELFDKFPENNCSEIHLATGFQNIMFDLAPEKFKEEIYKFIEENFKDEWKEGMTREQFLYKSRKRGLGPFKYQWWTLENKEEILDAIEKKFEFLFEKLKVFDTKQYTDKYIKLVKKSYVKGSTKDVQQKAQEIKLEAGAD